The Sebastes fasciatus isolate fSebFas1 chromosome 4, fSebFas1.pri, whole genome shotgun sequence genome window below encodes:
- the LOC141767075 gene encoding uncharacterized protein LOC141767075 isoform X2 has translation MFRPSYTSPFSLTSDLDMWDTKSRFTAQTSAWCGMAAVSGTGFLSNVSTSTSGSTGGFRQNDPGLRKWQSLSHLAPEGATRPFRPSPGAELRAARGESSFRQAEGVQWLQGAHERLDTHLDRLRARNSQLSYNITAAQLLDMKHKLSETMGALEQQKEAVELSQFEKSRQRGELHEKVLQLEKDLMQMRSTLDRGSNGQPTERMAPMSQEDFNRQERQKVDRELCQLREALRDAETRAKTQEEERNQALQKLQSSAETQKTLLNQIEEMNRRRQTHSEVQEQLSDANNKISQACLEKAILSTQVLKLEDNIKELKAKLTGALSDKDHLIQEKADVHQRAQQASEGCESHNNKQDQETVDELMKGELKALREVNQKLTCELEMIEQKVNTSQSQLQEVTAERVSDSKQITDLKAERSQLIREKEELLSKMNEGGHESEIKEKCFQLRESMEVELEKQKLQDRCMCLEAEVLEKEEKLHLQEEEHWKQDAVRVQSVEELKAVASHWAGKWQKVALTLQSNQEELEELKKNNSRNELQAEDAHLATEIERLQREGQKDKEEIENLQQHKAAMETVLARAKKESDSLLRVELDACKQELELERSRSQALLHRYKDKGGEASVQTEDAETQTDLSESSLLWETPPDAHSSHNKAPQASGDAQVDGGQANVSTTNSLRVQLEESRRRTNQLQQEETLAVQKLQTLRQLYPGKDEKPSVEGRTDKTVNPETDQQRRMVTEQLKNLFKEQEGKEVGKVDNGSSTGQTGASSPQDWSQTPKVVRNSVDRRSWQQGSGLMPVFEEDEEESDESGEEEGEPAEEDHDEENFHNQSQQMSTMSAEIHNLKAQNENRLQATLRQPIQDGPPAAKKLSDKSSHCSDEQKRTPLLYPDGIFLAEIVAICSPDENEDEDKGEDK, from the exons ATGTTTAGACCTTCGTACACAAGTCCATTTTCTCTCACCTCGGACCTCGACATGTGGGACACCAAATCTCGCTTTACAGCTCAG ACCTCGGCATGGTGTGGTATGGCTGCTGTCTCTGGTACAGGATTTCTGTCCAACGTCAGCACAAG CACATCTGGAAGCACCGGTGGCTTCAGACAGAACGACCCAGGTCTAAGGAAGTGGCAGTCATTGTCCCATCTGGCACCTGAGGGTGCTACAAGACCCTTTCGTCCATCTCCGGGGGCTGAATTAAGGGCTGCCCGAGGTGAAAGTAGCTTTAGACAAGCAGAAGGGGTGCAATGGCTGCAGGGTGCTCACGAGCGTTTAGACACTCACCTCGACCGGCTGAGGGCCAGAAATTCACAGCTGAGCTACAACATAACTGCTGCACAACTGCTTGACATGAAACATAAg CTGTCAGAAACAATGGGCGCTCTTGAGCAGCAGAAGGAGGCAGTTGAATTATCCCAATTTGAAAAGAGTCGGCAACGTGGAGAGCTTCATGAAAA GGTCCTACAGCTGGAGAAGGACCTGATGCAAATGAGGTCTACTTTGGACAGAGGAAGCAATGGTCAACCAACAGAAAGAATGGCACCAATGAGTCAAGAAGACTTTAACAGACAG GAGCGGCAGAAGGTTGACAGAGAGCTGTGTCAGCTGAGAGAGGCTCTGAGAGATGCTGAGACGAGGGCAAagacacaagaagaagaacGAAACCAGGCACTCCAGAAACTCCAGTCTTCTGCAGAG ACACAGAAGACGCTGTTGAATCAAATAGAGGAGATGAATCGAAGAAGACAGACTCACTCTGAAGTGCAAGAACAGCTGAGTGACGCTAACAACAAGATCAGCCAAGCATGCCTG GAAAAAGCCATCTTGTCAACTCAAGTGCTGAAGCTGGAGGATAATATTAAAGAACTGAAGGCCAAACTGACAGGAGCTCTGTCTGACAAAGATCACCTGATCCAg GAGAAAGCAGATGTGCACCAGAGGGCCCAACAAGCTTCAGAGGGTTGTGAGtcccacaacaacaaacaggatCAGGAAACTGTTGATGAACTGATGAAGGGAGAATTAAAGGCTCTCCGAGAG GTAAATCAAAAGCTGACATGTGAGCTTGAAATGATTGAGCAGAAAGTGAACACATCACAGTCTCAGCTACAGGAGGTAACAGCAGAGAGGGTCTCTGACTCCAAACAGATCACCGATCTGAAGGCAGAACGATCTCAGCTGATCAGAGAAAAAGAGGAACTGTTGAGTAAAATGAATGAAGGTGGACATGAGTCAGAGATTAAAGAAAAGTGCTTCCAGCTCAG GGAATCCATGGAAGTGGAATTAGAGAAACAGAAACTGCAGGATCGGTGTATGTGTTTGGAGGCTGAAGTCcttgagaaggaggagaagctACACCTGCAAGAAGAAGAGCATTGGAAACAAGATGCAGTGAGAGTCCAGAGCGTCGAGGAACTAAAAGCTGTGGCCTCACACTGGGCGGGGAAATGGCAAAAGGTGGCTTTGACCCTGCAGTCCAACCAGGAGGAACTAGAGGAGCTAAAAAAGAACAACTCCAGAAATGAA CTCCAGGCGGAAGATGCACATCTGGCAACTGAGATTGAAAGACTTCAGAGAGAGGGCCAGAAAGACAA AGAAGAAATTGAGAATCTGCAGCAGCACAAAGCTGCTATGGAGACGGTGCTGGCCAGAGCCAAG AAGGAATCAGACTCACTGCTCAGGGTTGAGCTTGACGCATGCAAAcaagagctggagctggagaggagcaggagtcaGGCTCTGCTTcatagatataaagataaag GCGGTGAAGCCTCGGTACAGACTGAGGAcgcagagacacagacaga CTTATCAGAATCCTCTTTGTTATGGGAGACGCCACCAGACGCCCACAGCAGCCACAACAAAGCCCCTCAG GCCTCTGGAGATGCTCAAGTTGATGGAGGCCAAGCAAATGTGTCAACTACTAACTCACTGAGGGTCCAGCTGGAAG agagcaggaggaggacgaaccagctgcagcaggaggaaaCACTGGCGGTCCAGAAGCTTCAAACACTGAGGCAACTTTACCCG GGTAAAGATGAGAAACCATCTGTTGAAGGCAGGACGGATAAAACTGTTAATCCAGAGACGGACCAGCAGAGGAGGATGGTCACTGAacag TTAAAGAATCTGTTTAAGGAGCAAGAAGGAAAGGAGGTGGGAAAGGTTGACAACGGATCATCAACAGGTCAGACTGGAGCCTCATCACCACAAGACTGGTCCCAAACACCTAAAGTTGTGAGG AATTCAGTGGACAGAAGGAGCTGGCAGCAGGGCTCTGGTTTGATGCCAGTGtttgaggaggatgaggaggagagtgaCGAgtcaggagaggaggaaggagagccAGCAGAGGAGGATCATGATGAGGAAAACTTCCACAACCAAAGCCAACAG ATGTCAACTATGAGCGCAGAAATCCACAATCTGAAGGCACAAAATGAGAATCGGCTTCAAG CCACACTAAGGCAACCGATCCAGGACGGCCCTCCTGCTGCGAAGAAACTATCAGACAAGTCCTCTCACTGTTCAGATGAGCAGAAGAGGACACCTCTCCTCTATCCTGATGGGATATTCCTGGCTGAGATTGTAGCTATATGTAGCCCTGATGAAAATGAAGATGAAGACAAGGGAGAGGACAAATGA
- the LOC141767075 gene encoding uncharacterized protein LOC141767075 isoform X1 produces the protein MFRPSYTSPFSLTSDLDMWDTKSRFTAQTSAWCGMAAVSGTGFLSNVSTSTSGSTGGFRQNDPGLRKWQSLSHLAPEGATRPFRPSPGAELRAARGESSFRQAEGVQWLQGAHERLDTHLDRLRARNSQLSYNITAAQLLDMKHKQLSETMGALEQQKEAVELSQFEKSRQRGELHEKVLQLEKDLMQMRSTLDRGSNGQPTERMAPMSQEDFNRQERQKVDRELCQLREALRDAETRAKTQEEERNQALQKLQSSAETQKTLLNQIEEMNRRRQTHSEVQEQLSDANNKISQACLEKAILSTQVLKLEDNIKELKAKLTGALSDKDHLIQEKADVHQRAQQASEGCESHNNKQDQETVDELMKGELKALREVNQKLTCELEMIEQKVNTSQSQLQEVTAERVSDSKQITDLKAERSQLIREKEELLSKMNEGGHESEIKEKCFQLRESMEVELEKQKLQDRCMCLEAEVLEKEEKLHLQEEEHWKQDAVRVQSVEELKAVASHWAGKWQKVALTLQSNQEELEELKKNNSRNELQAEDAHLATEIERLQREGQKDKEEIENLQQHKAAMETVLARAKKESDSLLRVELDACKQELELERSRSQALLHRYKDKGGEASVQTEDAETQTDLSESSLLWETPPDAHSSHNKAPQASGDAQVDGGQANVSTTNSLRVQLEESRRRTNQLQQEETLAVQKLQTLRQLYPGKDEKPSVEGRTDKTVNPETDQQRRMVTEQLKNLFKEQEGKEVGKVDNGSSTGQTGASSPQDWSQTPKVVRNSVDRRSWQQGSGLMPVFEEDEEESDESGEEEGEPAEEDHDEENFHNQSQQMSTMSAEIHNLKAQNENRLQATLRQPIQDGPPAAKKLSDKSSHCSDEQKRTPLLYPDGIFLAEIVAICSPDENEDEDKGEDK, from the exons ATGTTTAGACCTTCGTACACAAGTCCATTTTCTCTCACCTCGGACCTCGACATGTGGGACACCAAATCTCGCTTTACAGCTCAG ACCTCGGCATGGTGTGGTATGGCTGCTGTCTCTGGTACAGGATTTCTGTCCAACGTCAGCACAAG CACATCTGGAAGCACCGGTGGCTTCAGACAGAACGACCCAGGTCTAAGGAAGTGGCAGTCATTGTCCCATCTGGCACCTGAGGGTGCTACAAGACCCTTTCGTCCATCTCCGGGGGCTGAATTAAGGGCTGCCCGAGGTGAAAGTAGCTTTAGACAAGCAGAAGGGGTGCAATGGCTGCAGGGTGCTCACGAGCGTTTAGACACTCACCTCGACCGGCTGAGGGCCAGAAATTCACAGCTGAGCTACAACATAACTGCTGCACAACTGCTTGACATGAAACATAAg CAGCTGTCAGAAACAATGGGCGCTCTTGAGCAGCAGAAGGAGGCAGTTGAATTATCCCAATTTGAAAAGAGTCGGCAACGTGGAGAGCTTCATGAAAA GGTCCTACAGCTGGAGAAGGACCTGATGCAAATGAGGTCTACTTTGGACAGAGGAAGCAATGGTCAACCAACAGAAAGAATGGCACCAATGAGTCAAGAAGACTTTAACAGACAG GAGCGGCAGAAGGTTGACAGAGAGCTGTGTCAGCTGAGAGAGGCTCTGAGAGATGCTGAGACGAGGGCAAagacacaagaagaagaacGAAACCAGGCACTCCAGAAACTCCAGTCTTCTGCAGAG ACACAGAAGACGCTGTTGAATCAAATAGAGGAGATGAATCGAAGAAGACAGACTCACTCTGAAGTGCAAGAACAGCTGAGTGACGCTAACAACAAGATCAGCCAAGCATGCCTG GAAAAAGCCATCTTGTCAACTCAAGTGCTGAAGCTGGAGGATAATATTAAAGAACTGAAGGCCAAACTGACAGGAGCTCTGTCTGACAAAGATCACCTGATCCAg GAGAAAGCAGATGTGCACCAGAGGGCCCAACAAGCTTCAGAGGGTTGTGAGtcccacaacaacaaacaggatCAGGAAACTGTTGATGAACTGATGAAGGGAGAATTAAAGGCTCTCCGAGAG GTAAATCAAAAGCTGACATGTGAGCTTGAAATGATTGAGCAGAAAGTGAACACATCACAGTCTCAGCTACAGGAGGTAACAGCAGAGAGGGTCTCTGACTCCAAACAGATCACCGATCTGAAGGCAGAACGATCTCAGCTGATCAGAGAAAAAGAGGAACTGTTGAGTAAAATGAATGAAGGTGGACATGAGTCAGAGATTAAAGAAAAGTGCTTCCAGCTCAG GGAATCCATGGAAGTGGAATTAGAGAAACAGAAACTGCAGGATCGGTGTATGTGTTTGGAGGCTGAAGTCcttgagaaggaggagaagctACACCTGCAAGAAGAAGAGCATTGGAAACAAGATGCAGTGAGAGTCCAGAGCGTCGAGGAACTAAAAGCTGTGGCCTCACACTGGGCGGGGAAATGGCAAAAGGTGGCTTTGACCCTGCAGTCCAACCAGGAGGAACTAGAGGAGCTAAAAAAGAACAACTCCAGAAATGAA CTCCAGGCGGAAGATGCACATCTGGCAACTGAGATTGAAAGACTTCAGAGAGAGGGCCAGAAAGACAA AGAAGAAATTGAGAATCTGCAGCAGCACAAAGCTGCTATGGAGACGGTGCTGGCCAGAGCCAAG AAGGAATCAGACTCACTGCTCAGGGTTGAGCTTGACGCATGCAAAcaagagctggagctggagaggagcaggagtcaGGCTCTGCTTcatagatataaagataaag GCGGTGAAGCCTCGGTACAGACTGAGGAcgcagagacacagacaga CTTATCAGAATCCTCTTTGTTATGGGAGACGCCACCAGACGCCCACAGCAGCCACAACAAAGCCCCTCAG GCCTCTGGAGATGCTCAAGTTGATGGAGGCCAAGCAAATGTGTCAACTACTAACTCACTGAGGGTCCAGCTGGAAG agagcaggaggaggacgaaccagctgcagcaggaggaaaCACTGGCGGTCCAGAAGCTTCAAACACTGAGGCAACTTTACCCG GGTAAAGATGAGAAACCATCTGTTGAAGGCAGGACGGATAAAACTGTTAATCCAGAGACGGACCAGCAGAGGAGGATGGTCACTGAacag TTAAAGAATCTGTTTAAGGAGCAAGAAGGAAAGGAGGTGGGAAAGGTTGACAACGGATCATCAACAGGTCAGACTGGAGCCTCATCACCACAAGACTGGTCCCAAACACCTAAAGTTGTGAGG AATTCAGTGGACAGAAGGAGCTGGCAGCAGGGCTCTGGTTTGATGCCAGTGtttgaggaggatgaggaggagagtgaCGAgtcaggagaggaggaaggagagccAGCAGAGGAGGATCATGATGAGGAAAACTTCCACAACCAAAGCCAACAG ATGTCAACTATGAGCGCAGAAATCCACAATCTGAAGGCACAAAATGAGAATCGGCTTCAAG CCACACTAAGGCAACCGATCCAGGACGGCCCTCCTGCTGCGAAGAAACTATCAGACAAGTCCTCTCACTGTTCAGATGAGCAGAAGAGGACACCTCTCCTCTATCCTGATGGGATATTCCTGGCTGAGATTGTAGCTATATGTAGCCCTGATGAAAATGAAGATGAAGACAAGGGAGAGGACAAATGA
- the LOC141767075 gene encoding uncharacterized protein LOC141767075 isoform X3, giving the protein MFRPSYTSPFSLTSDLDMWDTKSRFTAQTSAWCGMAAVSGTGFLSNVSTSTSGSTGGFRQNDPGLRKWQSLSHLAPEGATRPFRPSPGAELRAARGESSFRQAEGVQWLQGAHERLDTHLDRLRARNSQLSYNITAAQLLDMKHKQLSETMGALEQQKEAVELSQFEKSRQRGELHEKVLQLEKDLMQMRSTLDRGSNGQPTERMAPMSQEDFNRQERQKVDRELCQLREALRDAETRAKTQEEERNQALQKLQSSAETQKTLLNQIEEMNRRRQTHSEVQEQLSDANNKISQACLEKAILSTQVLKLEDNIKELKAKLTGALSDKDHLIQEKADVHQRAQQASEGCESHNNKQDQETVDELMKGELKALREVNQKLTCELEMIEQKVNTSQSQLQEVTAERVSDSKQITDLKAERSQLIREKEELLSKMNEGGHESEIKEKCFQLRESMEVELEKQKLQDRCMCLEAEVLEKEEKLHLQEEEHWKQDAVRVQSVEELKAVASHWAGKWQKVALTLQSNQEELEELKKNNSRNELQAEDAHLATEIERLQREGQKDKEEIENLQQHKAAMETVLARAKKESDSLLRVELDACKQELELERSRSQALLHRYKDKGGEASVQTEDAETQTDLSESSLLWETPPDAHSSHNKAPQASGDAQVDGGQANVSTTNSLRVQLEESRRRTNQLQQEETLAVQKLQTLRQLYPGKDEKPSVEGRTDKTVNPETDQQRRMVTEQLKNLFKEQEGKEVGKVDNGSSTGQTGASSPQDWSQTPKVVRNSVDRRSWQQGSGLMPVFEEDEEESDESGEEEGEPAEEDHDEENFHNQSQQPH; this is encoded by the exons ATGTTTAGACCTTCGTACACAAGTCCATTTTCTCTCACCTCGGACCTCGACATGTGGGACACCAAATCTCGCTTTACAGCTCAG ACCTCGGCATGGTGTGGTATGGCTGCTGTCTCTGGTACAGGATTTCTGTCCAACGTCAGCACAAG CACATCTGGAAGCACCGGTGGCTTCAGACAGAACGACCCAGGTCTAAGGAAGTGGCAGTCATTGTCCCATCTGGCACCTGAGGGTGCTACAAGACCCTTTCGTCCATCTCCGGGGGCTGAATTAAGGGCTGCCCGAGGTGAAAGTAGCTTTAGACAAGCAGAAGGGGTGCAATGGCTGCAGGGTGCTCACGAGCGTTTAGACACTCACCTCGACCGGCTGAGGGCCAGAAATTCACAGCTGAGCTACAACATAACTGCTGCACAACTGCTTGACATGAAACATAAg CAGCTGTCAGAAACAATGGGCGCTCTTGAGCAGCAGAAGGAGGCAGTTGAATTATCCCAATTTGAAAAGAGTCGGCAACGTGGAGAGCTTCATGAAAA GGTCCTACAGCTGGAGAAGGACCTGATGCAAATGAGGTCTACTTTGGACAGAGGAAGCAATGGTCAACCAACAGAAAGAATGGCACCAATGAGTCAAGAAGACTTTAACAGACAG GAGCGGCAGAAGGTTGACAGAGAGCTGTGTCAGCTGAGAGAGGCTCTGAGAGATGCTGAGACGAGGGCAAagacacaagaagaagaacGAAACCAGGCACTCCAGAAACTCCAGTCTTCTGCAGAG ACACAGAAGACGCTGTTGAATCAAATAGAGGAGATGAATCGAAGAAGACAGACTCACTCTGAAGTGCAAGAACAGCTGAGTGACGCTAACAACAAGATCAGCCAAGCATGCCTG GAAAAAGCCATCTTGTCAACTCAAGTGCTGAAGCTGGAGGATAATATTAAAGAACTGAAGGCCAAACTGACAGGAGCTCTGTCTGACAAAGATCACCTGATCCAg GAGAAAGCAGATGTGCACCAGAGGGCCCAACAAGCTTCAGAGGGTTGTGAGtcccacaacaacaaacaggatCAGGAAACTGTTGATGAACTGATGAAGGGAGAATTAAAGGCTCTCCGAGAG GTAAATCAAAAGCTGACATGTGAGCTTGAAATGATTGAGCAGAAAGTGAACACATCACAGTCTCAGCTACAGGAGGTAACAGCAGAGAGGGTCTCTGACTCCAAACAGATCACCGATCTGAAGGCAGAACGATCTCAGCTGATCAGAGAAAAAGAGGAACTGTTGAGTAAAATGAATGAAGGTGGACATGAGTCAGAGATTAAAGAAAAGTGCTTCCAGCTCAG GGAATCCATGGAAGTGGAATTAGAGAAACAGAAACTGCAGGATCGGTGTATGTGTTTGGAGGCTGAAGTCcttgagaaggaggagaagctACACCTGCAAGAAGAAGAGCATTGGAAACAAGATGCAGTGAGAGTCCAGAGCGTCGAGGAACTAAAAGCTGTGGCCTCACACTGGGCGGGGAAATGGCAAAAGGTGGCTTTGACCCTGCAGTCCAACCAGGAGGAACTAGAGGAGCTAAAAAAGAACAACTCCAGAAATGAA CTCCAGGCGGAAGATGCACATCTGGCAACTGAGATTGAAAGACTTCAGAGAGAGGGCCAGAAAGACAA AGAAGAAATTGAGAATCTGCAGCAGCACAAAGCTGCTATGGAGACGGTGCTGGCCAGAGCCAAG AAGGAATCAGACTCACTGCTCAGGGTTGAGCTTGACGCATGCAAAcaagagctggagctggagaggagcaggagtcaGGCTCTGCTTcatagatataaagataaag GCGGTGAAGCCTCGGTACAGACTGAGGAcgcagagacacagacaga CTTATCAGAATCCTCTTTGTTATGGGAGACGCCACCAGACGCCCACAGCAGCCACAACAAAGCCCCTCAG GCCTCTGGAGATGCTCAAGTTGATGGAGGCCAAGCAAATGTGTCAACTACTAACTCACTGAGGGTCCAGCTGGAAG agagcaggaggaggacgaaccagctgcagcaggaggaaaCACTGGCGGTCCAGAAGCTTCAAACACTGAGGCAACTTTACCCG GGTAAAGATGAGAAACCATCTGTTGAAGGCAGGACGGATAAAACTGTTAATCCAGAGACGGACCAGCAGAGGAGGATGGTCACTGAacag TTAAAGAATCTGTTTAAGGAGCAAGAAGGAAAGGAGGTGGGAAAGGTTGACAACGGATCATCAACAGGTCAGACTGGAGCCTCATCACCACAAGACTGGTCCCAAACACCTAAAGTTGTGAGG AATTCAGTGGACAGAAGGAGCTGGCAGCAGGGCTCTGGTTTGATGCCAGTGtttgaggaggatgaggaggagagtgaCGAgtcaggagaggaggaaggagagccAGCAGAGGAGGATCATGATGAGGAAAACTTCCACAACCAAAGCCAACAG CCACACTAA
- the edc3 gene encoding enhancer of mRNA-decapping protein 3: protein MAADWLGSLVSINCGPTLGVYQGEVVSVDQTSQTISLRLPFHNGVKCPVPEVTFSAIDIKELKILDIKNGNARNSSSASTKVNSAPVAVPKGDPRSVEKLNSPQHCSKSHGERHLDVPGQPKGFRRRHNSWSSSSRGVNQVTPKKNGVKNGQMKPRDDECFGDNMDDGLEADFDFEGNLALFDKAAVFSEIDISERRNGARSRGTPQEQTPTRYRHDENILEAKPIVYRQITVPQPGAKEYCTDSGLVVPSISYELHQRLLSIAERHGLSLERRLEMTGVCASQMALTLLGGPNRFTPKNLHQRPTVALLCGPHVQGAQGISCGRHLANHEVEVVLFLPNFVKMLDSVTSELTLFNKTGGKQVSSIKDLPDTPVDLIINCLDCHENTFLMDQPWYRAAADWANQNRAPVLSLDPPGSGQGQAVEAKWSLSLCLPLPLTEGAGRVYLCDIGVPRQVFQEVGIKYISPFGCKFVIPLHSA from the exons ATGGCTGCGGATTGGTTGGGTAGTTTGGTGTCTATTAACTGTGGTCCAACACTGGGAGTGTATCAAGGAGAGGTGGTGTCTGTGGACCAGACCAGCCAAACCATCTCCTTAAGGCTGCCTTTCCACAATGGGGTCAAGTGCCCTGTTCCAGAGGTCACGTTCAG TGCCATTGACATAAAGGAGCTAAAGATTTTAGATATCAAAAATGGCAATGCTAGGAACAGCTCTTCTGCATCTACAAAGGTAAACAGTGCTCCAGTTGCAGTCCCGAAGGGTGACCCCAGGTCTGTGGAGAAACTCAACTCCCCTCAGCACTGCTCCAAAAGCCATGGAGAACGACACCTGGACGTACCTGGCCAGCCAAAAGGATTTCGTCGAAGACACAACTCCT GGTCATCTAGTAGTCGAGGGGTAAACCAAGTGACGCCGAAGAAGAACGGAGTGAAGAATGGTCAGATGAAGCCCAGAGACGACGAGTGTTTTGGGGATAACATGGACGACGGGCTGGAAGCAGACTTTGATTTTGAGGGAAACTTGGCTCTTTTTGACAAAGCAGCAGTTTTCTCAGAAATCGACATATCAGAGCGCCGCAATGGTGCAAGGTCACGTGGGACGCCTCAAGAGCAGACACCTACTCGGTACCGTCATGATGAAAACATCCTGGAGGCCAAACCTATTGTGTACAGACAGATTACCGTGCCGCAGCCTGGGGCCAAAGAATACTGCACTG ACTCTGGGCTTGTTGTACCCAGTATATCCTACGAACTACACCAGCGTCTGTTGTCAATCGCTGAGCGTCATGGTCTCTCACTGGAACGAAGACTTGAGATGACTGGAGTGTGTGCAAGTCAGATGGCACTTACATTGCTGGGTGGGCCCAACAG ATTCACTCCGAAAAATTTACACCAGCGTCCCACTGTGGCTCTGTTGTGTGGCCCTCATGTTCAGGGTGCCCAGGGCATCAGCTGTGGTCGTCACCTGGCCAATCATGAAGTGGAGGTCGTCTTGTTTCTGCCCAATTTTGTCAAGATGCTCGACTCGGTCACCAGCGAGCTCACGCTCTTCAACAAGACTGGTGGCAAACAGGTGTCAAGTATCAAAG ACCTTCCAGACACTCCAGTGGACTTAATCATAAACTGCCTGGACTGCCACGAGAACACATTCCTGATGGATCAGCCTTGGTACCGAGCGGCTGCAGACTGGGCCAACCAGAACCGAGCGCCAGTGCTCAGCTTAGACCCTCCTGGTAGTGGACAGGGGCAGGCAGTCGAGGCCAagtggtctctctctctttgcctcCCCCTCCCACTGACTGAGGGGGCTGGCAGGGTTTACCTGTGTGACATAGGCGTTCCTCGCCAAGTGTTCCAGGAAGTGGGAATCAAGTACATTTCTCCTTTTGGCTGCAAATTTGTCATCCCGTTGCACTCTGCATAA